A stretch of Sphingorhabdus sp. YGSMI21 DNA encodes these proteins:
- a CDS encoding prolyl oligopeptidase family serine peptidase — protein sequence MRRLTIWTLAMGLAATSPALAAQQENKENSLTYPDTRTVDIVEEQFGEYISDPYRWLENDVREDVEVADWVKAQNAVTDAYLETLDGREALAKSMEELFDFDDLGIPVEAGGKYFYERKSGGQNQAVLYVRDGADGEERVLIDPAGWSDDGATALAGWKPSGDGSLLVYAVQDGGSDWRTLKVVDVATGEVKPDTVEWAKFTNLAWLPDNVGFLYSRFPEPEEGAAFQSLNADHAVYLHSIGKDQAKDVKVYATPDQPELNHFAELTSDKEWVVITSSSGTDDRYEITLIKVDAPELETRKLVRGFEHDWRLIDGVGDTLYFVTNKDAPRLRVVKASLTDDEPEFTELVAESDAVVDGAMIVNDRLVVSYLVDAKSQLSIFDLDGEALGSLDLPGPGQVTGLSGSMKSGEGFFAFGSFNRPTTVFRYEPSSAPTIWAEPSLPFDPEAVEVTQRFYESKDGTKIPMFLVHMKDQDLSKGAPTLLYGYGGFNISVLPQYKPAWMAWIKAGGVFASANLRGGGEYGKEWHDGGRLQNKQNVFDDFIAAGEYLIAEGITPEDGLAIEGRSNGGLLVGTVMNQRPDLFTAGHAAVGVMDMLRFDRFTAGRYWVDDYGYPDKEQDFKTLLTYSPYHNIRNGVEYPALIVSTADTDDRVVPGHSFKYTARLQALETGDAPHLIRIETRAGHGSGKPTHKVIEEYSDIYAFLAHAIGLDLEK from the coding sequence ATGCGTAGACTGACAATTTGGACATTGGCCATGGGATTGGCCGCGACTTCTCCCGCGCTGGCCGCACAGCAAGAAAACAAGGAAAATTCCCTGACCTACCCGGACACCAGGACCGTTGACATCGTCGAAGAGCAATTTGGCGAATATATTTCCGATCCCTATCGCTGGCTTGAAAATGACGTCCGCGAGGATGTCGAGGTGGCCGACTGGGTGAAGGCACAAAATGCCGTCACTGACGCCTATCTGGAAACGCTCGACGGCCGGGAAGCCCTGGCAAAGTCGATGGAAGAATTGTTCGATTTCGACGATCTCGGCATTCCGGTCGAGGCGGGTGGCAAATATTTCTACGAACGCAAGAGCGGCGGCCAGAATCAGGCTGTGCTCTATGTCCGCGACGGAGCGGATGGCGAAGAGCGTGTGCTGATCGACCCGGCCGGCTGGTCGGACGATGGCGCGACCGCTCTGGCCGGCTGGAAACCGTCCGGCGACGGCAGCCTGCTGGTATATGCGGTGCAGGACGGCGGGTCCGACTGGCGGACCTTGAAAGTCGTCGATGTGGCAACGGGCGAGGTGAAACCGGACACGGTCGAATGGGCCAAATTCACCAATCTGGCTTGGCTGCCGGATAATGTCGGCTTCCTCTATTCCCGTTTTCCCGAGCCGGAAGAAGGGGCGGCCTTTCAGTCGCTGAACGCGGACCATGCCGTCTATCTGCACAGCATCGGCAAGGATCAGGCCAAGGATGTAAAAGTCTATGCCACGCCCGATCAGCCCGAACTCAACCATTTTGCGGAGCTGACATCGGACAAGGAGTGGGTGGTGATCACCTCCTCCTCCGGTACCGACGATCGTTATGAAATCACATTGATCAAGGTCGATGCGCCGGAACTGGAAACGCGCAAGCTGGTCCGCGGTTTCGAGCATGACTGGCGGCTGATCGACGGCGTTGGCGATACGCTCTATTTCGTGACCAACAAGGATGCGCCGCGTCTGCGCGTGGTGAAAGCCAGCCTGACCGATGACGAGCCGGAATTCACCGAGCTGGTCGCCGAAAGCGATGCGGTTGTGGACGGGGCGATGATCGTCAACGACCGTCTCGTTGTCAGCTATCTGGTCGATGCCAAAAGCCAGCTTTCGATTTTCGACCTTGATGGCGAAGCGCTCGGCTCGCTTGATTTGCCCGGACCGGGGCAGGTGACTGGCCTCAGCGGTTCGATGAAGAGCGGTGAAGGCTTCTTCGCTTTCGGAAGTTTCAACCGGCCGACCACGGTTTTCCGTTATGAGCCGTCATCCGCTCCGACCATCTGGGCGGAACCGTCGCTACCGTTCGATCCTGAGGCGGTCGAAGTGACGCAGCGTTTTTACGAAAGCAAAGACGGCACAAAAATTCCGATGTTCCTCGTCCATATGAAGGATCAGGATCTGTCAAAGGGCGCGCCGACTCTGCTTTATGGCTATGGCGGCTTCAATATCTCGGTCTTGCCGCAATATAAGCCGGCCTGGATGGCGTGGATCAAGGCGGGCGGCGTGTTCGCCTCGGCCAATCTGCGCGGCGGCGGCGAATATGGCAAGGAATGGCACGATGGCGGTCGCCTGCAGAACAAGCAGAATGTCTTCGACGATTTTATCGCCGCCGGCGAATATCTGATCGCTGAAGGCATTACGCCCGAAGACGGTCTTGCGATCGAAGGGCGCTCCAACGGCGGCTTGCTGGTCGGCACCGTCATGAACCAGCGGCCCGATCTTTTCACCGCCGGCCATGCTGCAGTCGGCGTGATGGACATGCTCCGCTTCGACCGGTTCACTGCCGGACGCTATTGGGTCGATGATTATGGCTATCCGGACAAGGAACAGGATTTCAAGACCCTGCTGACCTATTCGCCCTATCACAATATCAGAAATGGCGTCGAATATCCCGCGCTGATCGTCTCGACCGCCGATACCGATGATCGCGTCGTTCCGGGCCATAGCTTCAAATATACCGCGCGCTTGCAGGCTCTGGAAACGGGGGATGCTCCGCATTTGATCCGTATCGAGACCCGGGCCGGCCACGGCAGCGGCAAGCCGACCCACAAGGTGATCGAGGAATATTCGGATATTTACGCGTTTCTGGCGCACGCGATCGGGCTTGATCTGGAAAAATAG
- a CDS encoding RimK/LysX family protein, translated as MAQANIPKVKPLPKKLREPCEIGWCELIDIPGLGVRNLHAKVDTGAATSSLHATHIKPFEKDGQPYVRFTIPMGAGTADYHCEALVYGQRRIKSSNGVMQTRYVIETVMKLGPLEWVGHMTLANRQSMIFPVLIGRRALKRGFLVNSAKRWMLGRHQER; from the coding sequence ATGGCGCAAGCAAATATCCCGAAGGTGAAACCGCTCCCGAAAAAACTCAGGGAGCCGTGCGAAATCGGGTGGTGCGAGCTGATTGACATCCCCGGCCTCGGGGTCAGAAATCTCCACGCCAAGGTCGACACCGGCGCAGCGACCTCCTCGCTCCACGCCACCCATATTAAGCCGTTTGAAAAAGACGGGCAGCCCTATGTTCGTTTCACCATTCCGATGGGTGCGGGCACAGCCGACTATCATTGCGAAGCGCTGGTTTACGGCCAGCGCAGAATAAAGAGTAGCAATGGTGTCATGCAAACCCGTTATGTGATAGAAACGGTCATGAAGCTCGGACCACTGGAGTGGGTCGGGCATATGACTCTTGCCAATCGGCAATCAATGATATTCCCGGTCCTGATAGGACGCCGGGCGCTCAAGCGGGGCTTCCTCGTCAACAGCGCCAAGCGCTGGATGCTGGGCCGGCACCAGGAAAGATAA
- a CDS encoding DNA-directed RNA polymerase subunit alpha translates to MTVNMKNWQELKKPNVLDIKPGADPKRKATFIAEPLERGFGLTMGNALRRVLLSSLQGAAVTSIKIENALHEFSSLPGVREDVTDIVLNVKQIALKMESEDAKRLQLSATGPAEVKAGDIAVSGDIEIMNPDLVICHLDEGASLNMELTVNVGKGYVPAVANRPADAPIGLIPIDSLYSPVRQVSYKVDNARVGQELDFDKLNLTIETDGTVTPEDAIAYAARILQDQLQLFVHFEEALEQVSSPIGMAAQQSQAESDANQLNRYLLKKVDELELSVRSANCLKNDNIIYIGDLVQKTEAEMLRTPNFGRKSLNEIKEVLSSMGLRLGMDIPGWPPENIEEMAKKLEQELLG, encoded by the coding sequence ATGACTGTCAATATGAAGAACTGGCAAGAACTGAAGAAGCCCAACGTCCTCGACATCAAGCCCGGTGCAGACCCGAAGCGCAAGGCGACATTCATCGCTGAACCTCTGGAACGCGGTTTTGGCCTGACCATGGGCAACGCGCTGCGCCGCGTGCTTCTGTCCTCGCTTCAGGGTGCGGCAGTTACCTCGATCAAGATCGAAAACGCCCTGCACGAGTTTTCCTCGCTGCCCGGCGTGCGTGAAGATGTGACCGACATTGTTCTCAACGTCAAGCAGATCGCGCTGAAAATGGAAAGCGAAGACGCCAAGCGTCTGCAGCTCTCCGCAACCGGCCCTGCCGAAGTCAAGGCGGGCGACATTGCCGTCTCCGGTGACATCGAGATCATGAACCCCGATCTGGTAATCTGCCATCTCGACGAAGGCGCTTCGCTGAACATGGAACTGACCGTCAATGTCGGCAAGGGCTATGTTCCTGCTGTTGCCAACCGTCCGGCAGACGCGCCGATCGGTCTGATCCCGATCGACTCGCTCTACTCGCCGGTCCGTCAGGTTTCCTACAAGGTGGACAATGCCCGCGTTGGTCAGGAACTCGACTTTGACAAGCTGAACCTCACCATCGAAACCGATGGCACGGTCACTCCTGAAGATGCGATCGCTTATGCGGCCCGCATCTTGCAGGACCAGCTGCAGCTTTTCGTCCATTTCGAAGAAGCTCTGGAACAGGTGTCCTCGCCAATCGGCATGGCCGCCCAGCAGAGCCAGGCAGAAAGCGACGCCAACCAGCTCAACCGCTATCTTCTCAAGAAGGTCGACGAACTGGAACTCAGCGTCCGCTCCGCCAACTGCCTTAAGAACGACAATATCATCTATATTGGCGACCTTGTGCAGAAGACCGAAGCCGAAATGCTGCGCACCCCGAACTTTGGCCGCAAGTCCTTGAACGAAATCAAGGAAGTGCTCTCCAGCATGGGTCTGCGTCTCGGCATGGATATCCCTGGCTGGCCGCCTGAAAATATCGAGGAAATGGCCAAGAAGCTGGAACAAGAGCTGCTCGGTTAA
- the rpsK gene encoding 30S ribosomal protein S11, whose translation MAREPQRIKKSARKNISAGVAHVNATFNNTMVTITDAQGNAISWSSAGMMGFKGSRKSTPYAAQVAAEDAGKKAADHGVRTLEVEVKGPGSGRESALRALQAVGFTITSIRDVTPIPHNGVRPSKRRRV comes from the coding sequence ATGGCACGCGAACCGCAGCGCATAAAGAAAAGTGCGCGCAAAAACATTTCGGCAGGCGTAGCGCACGTCAATGCCACTTTCAACAATACGATGGTCACCATCACCGATGCCCAGGGCAATGCGATAAGCTGGTCCTCGGCAGGCATGATGGGTTTCAAGGGCTCTCGCAAGTCGACACCTTATGCCGCTCAGGTTGCAGCAGAAGACGCTGGCAAGAAAGCCGCAGACCATGGTGTGCGGACTCTCGAAGTCGAAGTGAAAGGTCCCGGCTCCGGTCGTGAATCCGCTCTTCGTGCACTTCAGGCTGTTGGTTTCACGATCACCTCGATCCGTGACGTCACGCCGATCCCGCACAATGGTGTTCGCCCATCGAAACGGCGCCGCGTCTAA
- the rimK gene encoding 30S ribosomal protein S6--L-glutamate ligase: protein MKIAMLARNPNLYSHKRFVAAAEERGHTLDILNTTRCTVNIASHRPTITYDGATLEGYEAVIPRIGASITNYGTAVVRQFEMAGVWPLNESVAIGRSRDKLRSMQILAKYGLGLPLTAYANDPKQAEEIIKAVNGPPVVIKLLEGTQGIGVVLAETMSSAKSVIEAFRGANVNILVQEFIKEAGGTDIRALVVGGKVVAAMKRTGAPDDFRSNLHRGGSAQIVKITPEERSTAVRAAKHMGLNVCGVDMLRSNHGPVIMEVNSSPGLEGIENATGKDVAGLIIEFIEKNAKPGKTKTRGKG, encoded by the coding sequence ATGAAAATCGCCATGCTCGCCCGTAATCCGAACCTTTATTCGCACAAGAGGTTTGTTGCGGCAGCGGAAGAGCGTGGCCACACGCTCGACATATTGAACACAACCCGTTGCACGGTGAACATCGCCAGCCATCGGCCGACGATCACCTATGACGGGGCAACGCTGGAAGGCTATGAGGCCGTGATCCCGCGGATTGGCGCATCTATCACCAACTATGGCACCGCCGTGGTTCGGCAGTTCGAGATGGCCGGGGTCTGGCCGCTGAACGAAAGCGTGGCGATCGGCCGTAGCCGGGACAAGCTGCGGTCGATGCAGATCCTGGCCAAATACGGGCTCGGCTTGCCGCTGACCGCTTATGCCAATGATCCGAAGCAGGCCGAGGAAATTATCAAGGCCGTCAACGGCCCGCCGGTTGTCATCAAATTGCTCGAAGGCACCCAGGGCATCGGTGTGGTGCTCGCCGAGACCATGTCGAGCGCCAAGTCTGTGATCGAGGCCTTCCGCGGCGCCAACGTGAACATCCTGGTACAGGAATTCATCAAGGAAGCCGGCGGCACCGACATCCGCGCGCTGGTCGTGGGCGGCAAAGTGGTCGCCGCCATGAAGCGCACCGGTGCACCGGACGATTTCCGCTCCAACTTGCATCGCGGCGGCAGCGCCCAGATCGTGAAGATTACGCCGGAAGAACGTTCGACCGCGGTCCGTGCGGCCAAGCATATGGGCCTGAATGTCTGCGGCGTCGACATGTTGCGCTCCAACCATGGTCCGGTGATCATGGAAGTGAACAGCTCGCCCGGGCTCGAAGGCATTGAAAACGCCACCGGCAAGGATGTAGCGGGCCTGATCATCGAATTTATCGAGAAGAATGCCAAGCCCGGGAAGACCAAGACGCGCGGCAAGGGCTAG
- the rplQ gene encoding 50S ribosomal protein L17, producing MRHRMKGRRMQRTGAHRQALLKNLAAALIKHEQIMTTLPKAKELRPYVEKLITLGKRGGLSNRRLAHARLMDETQEKKLFEVIADRYAERSGGYTRIVRAGFRASDAAPMAIIELVDRDVDAKGQDSGPDQSAQDEYEDA from the coding sequence ATGCGTCATAGAATGAAGGGCCGCCGGATGCAGCGGACCGGTGCTCACCGTCAGGCTCTGCTGAAGAACCTCGCGGCTGCACTGATCAAGCACGAGCAGATCATGACGACTCTGCCGAAAGCCAAAGAATTGCGTCCCTATGTTGAAAAGCTGATCACGCTCGGCAAACGGGGTGGCCTGTCCAACCGTCGTCTCGCGCATGCGCGCCTGATGGACGAAACGCAGGAAAAGAAGCTTTTTGAAGTGATTGCGGACCGTTATGCGGAACGCAGCGGCGGTTACACCCGTATCGTTCGCGCCGGCTTCCGTGCTTCCGATGCCGCGCCGATGGCGATCATCGAGCTGGTTGACCGGGACGTTGACGCGAAGGGTCAGGACAGCGGTCCGGACCAGAGCGCACAGGATGAATACGAAGACGCTTAA
- a CDS encoding succinylglutamate desuccinylase/aspartoacylase family protein, whose amino-acid sequence MTNRDKHDLFAIGGQTIEPGKTGDIAIPISDLSAGMQANMEVRVFHGKRAGPTIFVSAAIHGDEIIGTEIIRRVMKKLHPSRMAGTVIFVPVVNMFGFITHSRYLPDRRDLNRSFPGTERGSLASQLANIFTTEIIDRCTLGIDIHSAAQHRYNLPQIRIASGNAELKELALEFGPPVVIEADLRPGSLRALARDAGVDMLLMEAGEALRFDEFSVLTGVNGILRVLKKLEMIETKRLGKRGAPPARATRTVWLRSTRGGICRLASPSGSKVHKGDTVASISDIFGDGEEAILSPVDGIVIGHSNLPVVNQGDALLHIAEVRIFDTVSERLERIEGEITSNQLLDEDEVI is encoded by the coding sequence TTGACCAACAGAGACAAGCATGACCTGTTCGCAATCGGCGGGCAGACGATTGAACCGGGAAAGACCGGCGATATTGCCATTCCGATCAGCGATCTCTCGGCCGGGATGCAGGCCAATATGGAAGTGCGCGTCTTTCACGGCAAACGCGCCGGACCGACCATCTTTGTCAGCGCGGCGATCCACGGCGACGAAATTATCGGCACCGAAATCATCCGCCGGGTGATGAAGAAACTCCATCCCTCGCGCATGGCCGGGACGGTTATCTTCGTACCAGTGGTCAACATGTTCGGTTTCATCACCCACAGCCGCTACCTGCCCGACCGCCGCGACCTCAACCGGTCCTTTCCGGGCACCGAGCGGGGCTCGCTCGCCTCGCAGCTGGCCAATATTTTCACCACCGAGATTATCGATCGCTGCACGCTTGGCATCGATATCCACAGCGCCGCGCAGCATCGCTATAATCTGCCGCAGATCCGCATCGCCTCGGGCAATGCCGAGCTCAAGGAACTGGCGCTCGAATTCGGGCCGCCGGTCGTCATCGAGGCAGACTTGCGCCCCGGCTCGCTGCGCGCGCTGGCCCGCGACGCCGGCGTCGACATGCTGCTCATGGAAGCCGGCGAAGCCCTGCGCTTCGACGAGTTTTCCGTCCTGACCGGGGTCAACGGTATCTTGCGGGTGCTCAAGAAACTGGAGATGATCGAAACCAAGCGGCTCGGCAAACGCGGCGCACCGCCTGCCCGGGCGACCCGCACGGTCTGGCTGCGCTCGACCCGGGGCGGCATCTGCCGGCTGGCCTCACCCTCCGGCAGCAAGGTCCACAAGGGCGACACCGTCGCCTCGATCAGCGATATATTCGGCGACGGCGAAGAGGCGATCCTCTCCCCGGTCGACGGCATCGTCATCGGCCACAGCAATCTGCCGGTGGTCAACCAGGGCGACGCGCTGCTCCATATCGCTGAAGTGCGGATTTTCGATACGGTGAGCGAAAGGCTGGAGCGGATCGAGGGCGAGATCACCAGCAACCAGTTGCTCGACGAGGATGAGGTTATTTAG
- the rpsM gene encoding 30S ribosomal protein S13, producing the protein MARIAGVNIPTNKRVIIALTYIHGIGRTAAAEIVEKLKIDPTRRVQDLTDQEILHIRETIDAEHTVEGDLRREVAMNIKRLMDLACYRGLRHRKGLPVRGQRTHTNARTRKGKPKAIAGKKK; encoded by the coding sequence TTGGCACGTATTGCTGGGGTAAATATCCCCACTAACAAGCGCGTAATCATTGCGCTTACCTACATTCACGGTATCGGACGCACGGCTGCGGCTGAAATTGTTGAAAAACTGAAGATTGATCCGACCCGCCGGGTTCAGGATCTCACCGATCAGGAAATTTTGCACATTCGTGAAACGATCGACGCCGAACATACGGTCGAAGGCGATCTGCGTCGTGAAGTTGCAATGAACATCAAGCGTTTGATGGATCTGGCCTGCTATCGCGGCCTGCGTCACCGTAAGGGCCTTCCCGTTCGCGGACAGCGTACGCATACCAATGCACGCACCCGTAAAGGCAAGCCCAAGGCGATTGCTGGCAAAAAGAAATAA